GGATGAGGTCGACCCCAACAAGAAAGTAAATTTTACCGCAGAACAGTTGTCGCGTTTATCCGAGTTACTGGAAATCAAGCTACAGGAATTTAATGTCAAGGCCAAAGTGGTAGAGGCTCAGCCAGGCCCAGTCGTCACCCGTTTTGAGCTGGATCTTGCCCCGGGCGTGAAAGCCTCTAAAGTCACGAATATTTCCCGTGATCTGGCACGTTCAATGTCCATGGCCTCCGTACGTGTAGTTGAGGTAATTCCGGGCAAGCCGTATATCGGCATTGAAGTACCGAACAGTACCCGTGAAATGGTACGTTTGATTGAGCTTTTGACCATTCCTGCCTTTACAGATCCGAACAGCATTCTTTCGATGGCAATGGGCAAGGATATTTCTGGCAATCCGGTGATTGCCGATCTAGGGAAAGCACCGCATATGCTGGTCGCAGGTACGACCGGTTCAGGTAAATCGGTAGCGGTGAACTCGATGATTCTGTCGATGCTGCTCAAATATACGCCTGACCAGTTACGCCTGATTCTGATTGATCCGAAGCAGCTGGAACTGGCCAACTATAATGATATTCCCCATCTATTAACGCCAGTGGTGACGGATATGAAAGATGCGGTGAGTGCATTGAACTGGTGTGTTAATGAGATGGAACGCCGTTACAAACTGATGTCTTTCCTGAAAATCCGTAAGCTGAGTGACTATAACCGCAAGGTCGAAGAAGCAATTGCCAATGGTGAAGAGCTATTTGACCCAACCTGGAAAGCTAGTGAATCGGTCGCAGGAGAGCGCGCACCGCGCTTAATGCCATTGCCTTCAATTGTGATTGTCGCAGATGAATTCGCAGATATGATCATGCAGGTCGGTAAAAAAGCCGAAGAAATGATCACACGTCTGGCGCAGAAATCCCGTGCTGCCGGTATTCACCTGTTGTTGGCTACCCAGCGTCCATCGGTGGATGTTATTACTGGTCTGATTAAGGCCAACATTCCAACCCGGGTTGCGTTACGGGTGAACTCCAAGATTGACTCACGTACCATTCTGGATGCAGGTGGTGCAGAAGATTTACTTGGTCATGGTGATATGCTGTTTCTTGGTCCCGGTAAAATCGAGCCGGAGCGTGTGCATGGTGCCTTTATTGCTGATGATGAGGTGAACCGGATCTGTGATGCCTGGCGTGAACGGGGTGCACCGAACTATGTGGATGAAATTCTGACGCCTTATGATGAAGAACCATCCAGCCGTGGCTTTGAAGATGGAGGCGAAGGTGGTTCTGATCGGGATGCCCTATATGACCAGTGTGTGGCCTTTGTACTGGAAACCCGTAAAGCTTCCACCTCTTCCTTGCAGCGCAAGTTTAGTTTGGGTTATAACCGTGCTGCCCGCATTATTGACCAGATGGAGGAAAATGGCATTGTCAGCTCTATGGGTGCCAATGGTAAGCGTGAGATTCTGGTGTAAATCTGAAATGCTCAAGTACATAAAAAAAGCCTGCTTTAAAGCAGGCTTTTTTATTTATTATTCACATCAGGCAAATTTTTCTAAGACTGCCAGAAATTCGGCGCTTTGACGCGGAAAAGTTGCAATCACATCATGAATACGCTGACCTTCAGGATTCGTGGCATTAATATCACGACCATCAGCGACAAACTTGGTCAACAAGCGCTCATAGTCCAAAGGGCGCATATGTTTGAAGGCATGATAAAGCACATGAAAATCTGCATGAACACCCGCAGGAGGAAGCTGATTCAGGTAGGCAAATACACGCTCATCTGACCATTCTTCGTTAAAGGTCGCAGGTTGAGATAATGCCATCGCAATCTCCTCGATTTAATTCTTCGGCATGAAAAAGGCAAAATATTGAAGGCAGGGAAAAGCCATATTTTTCTGCCTGCCGCATATTCTGCCTTGAATCAATTTGCTTGACCAATCAAAAATCAGATTATCGCTCTTCAGGTAAATTGATATTCATTTCAAGCATTTCAATATTGGCCTCAGAGCGAACCTGCATTTGAATATGATTCTCATCCACGCCACGGACGTAACGATTGACTACCTGCATGATTTCCGTTTTCATCTGGTCAATTTTGTCCTGACTTAAACGGCGTCCTAAACCCTGTTCAGATGCCACGATCACCTTTAAACGATCCTTGGCAGTCTGTGCGCTTGGGGCTTTTTCCTCGCTACTAAAAAGTTTACTCCAGAATCCTGCCATGTTTACGCTCCAAATAATCGTGCTAACCAGCCCTTCGGTTTTACCTCAATATGACGGTAAGGACGCTCTTCACCGAGGAAGCGAGCAACCAGATCATCATAAGCCTGACCTGCAGCAGACTCAGTGAAGTGAATCACAGGTTTACCTTCGTTAGACGCTTGTAATACGCTTGGGCACTCAGGAATCACGCCTAAGGTTGGTACACGTAAAATATCTTTTGAGATGTCATCAATCGTCAGCATTTCCTGTTTATCAGCACGTTCCGGGTTGAAACGGGTAATACATAGATGCTTACGGATACGACCTTCGTTTTGTTCTACTTTTTTAGTTTTACTGTCGAGCATGCCAATGATGCGGTCAGAGTCACGTACTGATGAAATCTCAGGATTTGTCACAATGATGGCTTCATCTGCATGATACATGGCCAGAATCGCACCACGCTCAATACCTGCCGGGGAGTCACAGATAATATAATCAAATTCCTGTGACAGCTCATCCATAACACGCTGAACACCTTCGTCAGTCAGGGCGTCTTTATCACGTGTTTGTGAAGCCGGTAAAATATATAAATTTTCAATATCTTTATCGCGAATCAGTGCTTGTTGTAGTCGTGCTTCGTTATTCAAAACATTTACAAAATCATATACCACACGGCGTTCACAGCCCATAATCAAATCTAGGTTACGCAAGCCTACATCAAAATCGATTACCACAGTTTTGTGGCCACGTAGGGCTAAACCTGTTGCAAAAGATGCACTTGTTGTAGTTTTACCTACACCACCTTTGCCTGATGTTACGACAACAATTTTCGCCACCGAATCCACTCCTGTTATGGTTCAAATCCCCTATAAAAAATGGGGGTTATTTGGTGTTTATTTATACATTAAAATTGTAGAGCCTCAAATACAAGCTCTTGTTGATCATTCAAATAAATATGCACAGATTTTTTCAATACATGTGCTGGAATGTCATCGGCCACACAATAGGTTCCTGCAATCGAAACCAGCTCTGCTTCAAGTGCATGACAGAAAATACGTGCTGCATGATTGCCACCTGCACCTGCAATTACCCGGCCACGCGCACTACCATAGATATGAATATTGCCTGATGCAATCACTTCTGAACCGCTGTTGATTCCGGCGGTGATAATAATGTCACCTTGATGCTGCACAATACATTGGCCGGTGCGCAAGATTTCATCATGATAAGACGTCACATGGGCAATGACGGGTGCTGAATCTGCCTGCTGGTCATCGGCCACTTCAGGTTTCACCTCAACCACCTGTTCCTTGCTGGCTTTAATCTCTTGCATTTGGCGATCAGGGGGTAGCACCGGGAACTGAATGGCGCGGGCCTGATCACCTAAAATACCTTCAGTCACAGCCATTGGCTGGACTTCCAGATCAATCAGCAATTGGATCAGGGCAATGAGTTCCTGGTCGACTGAACTTTCAATAACTGCCAAAGTACCCGGTGGAAATGCAGCTTGTAATTTGGGTGTAAGTTGCTGGCGGATGGCATGATGATCATTTGTGTCCAGGCTAATGCGCAGCGCATTGACCATTCTGCCTTTTATCCGTATGTCAGCCATAGTTCTTCCTTAATACTTCTGACCTGCTGGTTTATATCGAAGCAATGTTGTAAATAGTACAAATCCTAGAACAAATTTGAGTAATTCTCTAGCGATCCACGTTATTTTTTTAGACGAACAGTAGACGCCAATTTTCATGAATTCTATAAATAAAAATTCATTAACTGATTGACTGCTGATTTTGCTCATATTCTTCCAGGAGCTGTTGCCATTGCTTAATCTTGACCTGTTTGCGGATCGTTTCAATTGTTTCAAAAACAGCCGATTCGACCAATTTATCAATATGAGGACTGTGTTCAATCGGAATCTGGCTGATTTTATCGGAAATCAGGGCAAAAGTCGGATTGTCCTGTGAACCATCACGATATGTAAAGGGATCAATCAGCCCCTGAGTAATATTTTCCCCAAGACGTTGTCCAATGCTTTGAATTTGCTGCTCAATCCGACCACCAACAATGGGAATCAGCCGGAGGAGCTGGGTAAGTTCAGGCGTATCTTCAATGGCCTGATTCACGATCTGGCCCACATTTTTGGCAATGCCTAAACGTTGAGCCTGTAATTCTCTTCCCAGGGACTCCTGCAAAATATCAGCCAGTGCAACAGCCAGTAATTTACGGTGCTGTTCAATTAGCTCATCAATTAATTGTTTATGCGAGGTACTAGTAGTGACTTCCCGCTGGATACCATCCAGTACGGTTAACACCACCCGGCTGGAAAGCTCTTCCATCAGCAGGCTATAGTAGAAATGACCACGCTTGTACCAGGAATCAGGAATCACTTTATAGCCATGCTTGTGCAGGTTATAGCCGATGGTCACAGCCCGTAACAGACGCAGGAAACGTAATTGCGGAATAATTGCCAGAACTTCGTACCAGTGCACAAAAGGGAAAAACCACCAGCGGCGATGATGATTTAATAGGCTTGCAATGAGCCAGCGTGCCAGAAGCTCAATGATCAAAAAAGTGGTAAACCAGCCTTCAGTAATAATAACCCAAGGCCGTAATTCACTTTTATAAAACTGTAAGACTTCAGGTACCTGAGCAAAATCAAATAGCCATTGACCAAAATCACTTACTAGAATTGCATTGGCACTGAGACAGAACAGATTGATCATGATCAGCGCCATCATGAAGATGTCGTAGAGCAGTGCAATTTTCCAGCCCCAAGAGCCCTTGCGGATAAACTTAAATGAGCTGGACACAGTGTCCGCTTTGTCGTTCTTCATAATCTCTCAGGCA
The nucleotide sequence above comes from Acinetobacter sp. 10FS3-1. Encoded proteins:
- the minE gene encoding cell division topological specificity factor MinE encodes the protein MAGFWSKLFSSEEKAPSAQTAKDRLKVIVASEQGLGRRLSQDKIDQMKTEIMQVVNRYVRGVDENHIQMQVRSEANIEMLEMNINLPEER
- the minD gene encoding septum site-determining protein MinD, with translation MAKIVVVTSGKGGVGKTTTSASFATGLALRGHKTVVIDFDVGLRNLDLIMGCERRVVYDFVNVLNNEARLQQALIRDKDIENLYILPASQTRDKDALTDEGVQRVMDELSQEFDYIICDSPAGIERGAILAMYHADEAIIVTNPEISSVRDSDRIIGMLDSKTKKVEQNEGRIRKHLCITRFNPERADKQEMLTIDDISKDILRVPTLGVIPECPSVLQASNEGKPVIHFTESAAGQAYDDLVARFLGEERPYRHIEVKPKGWLARLFGA
- the minC gene encoding septum site-determining protein MinC: MADIRIKGRMVNALRISLDTNDHHAIRQQLTPKLQAAFPPGTLAVIESSVDQELIALIQLLIDLEVQPMAVTEGILGDQARAIQFPVLPPDRQMQEIKASKEQVVEVKPEVADDQQADSAPVIAHVTSYHDEILRTGQCIVQHQGDIIITAGINSGSEVIASGNIHIYGSARGRVIAGAGGNHAARIFCHALEAELVSIAGTYCVADDIPAHVLKKSVHIYLNDQQELVFEALQF
- a CDS encoding preprotein translocase subunit SecA, which encodes MKNDKADTVSSSFKFIRKGSWGWKIALLYDIFMMALIMINLFCLSANAILVSDFGQWLFDFAQVPEVLQFYKSELRPWVIITEGWFTTFLIIELLARWLIASLLNHHRRWWFFPFVHWYEVLAIIPQLRFLRLLRAVTIGYNLHKHGYKVIPDSWYKRGHFYYSLLMEELSSRVVLTVLDGIQREVTTSTSHKQLIDELIEQHRKLLAVALADILQESLGRELQAQRLGIAKNVGQIVNQAIEDTPELTQLLRLIPIVGGRIEQQIQSIGQRLGENITQGLIDPFTYRDGSQDNPTFALISDKISQIPIEHSPHIDKLVESAVFETIETIRKQVKIKQWQQLLEEYEQNQQSIS
- a CDS encoding PA4642 family protein, producing MALSQPATFNEEWSDERVFAYLNQLPPAGVHADFHVLYHAFKHMRPLDYERLLTKFVADGRDINATNPEGQRIHDVIATFPRQSAEFLAVLEKFA